A genomic stretch from Leptotrichia sp. HSP-536 includes:
- the speE gene encoding polyamine aminopropyltransferase → MELWYTEEHTKNVRFSIKVDKQLVSTKSDFQRIDIFESPEFGRFLTLDGFMMLTEKDEFIYHEMITHVPVAVNPKAKKILVIGAGDGGTVRELVKYEHIERIDMVEIDKMVVDICREYLPKTANKLDNERVHIYYEDGLKFVRSKTDEYDIVIVDSTDPFGPGEDLFTREFYGNCFNALKEDGILVNQHESPYYEADAKATARANKQLKAVFPFATVYQLHIPTYPSGHWLFGFASKKYNPVEDLKADEWNKFGIETRYYNTELHKGAFALPNYVKDLINNLE, encoded by the coding sequence ATGGAGTTATGGTATACAGAAGAACATACGAAAAATGTTCGTTTTTCTATAAAAGTTGATAAACAGCTGGTTAGTACGAAAAGTGATTTTCAGAGAATTGATATTTTTGAGTCGCCAGAGTTTGGGCGGTTTTTGACATTGGATGGATTTATGATGCTGACAGAAAAGGATGAGTTTATTTACCATGAGATGATAACTCATGTTCCTGTGGCTGTAAATCCTAAGGCTAAAAAAATATTAGTAATTGGTGCTGGAGATGGCGGTACTGTCCGTGAACTTGTAAAATATGAACATATTGAGAGAATTGATATGGTGGAAATTGACAAGATGGTTGTCGATATTTGCCGAGAATACTTACCTAAGACGGCAAATAAATTGGATAATGAAAGGGTACATATTTATTATGAGGATGGACTAAAATTTGTACGTTCAAAAACTGATGAATATGACATTGTAATTGTGGATTCAACGGATCCGTTTGGGCCTGGAGAAGATTTATTCACGAGGGAATTTTATGGAAATTGTTTTAATGCATTAAAAGAGGACGGAATCCTTGTAAATCAGCATGAAAGTCCGTATTATGAGGCGGATGCCAAAGCAACAGCAAGAGCAAATAAACAATTAAAGGCAGTTTTCCCATTTGCAACAGTTTATCAGCTGCATATACCAACATATCCGTCAGGTCACTGGCTATTTGGATTTGCTTCAAAAAAATATAATCCTGTGGAGGATTTGAAGGCTGATGAATGGAATAAATTTGGAATAGAAACAAGATATTATAATACAGAATTGCATAAGGGAGCTTTTGCATTGCCAAATTATGTGAAAGATTTGATAAATAATTTAGAATAA
- the speB gene encoding agmatinase, giving the protein MKNRNVHTFIGCDNEYNESKIAIFGAPFDSTTSFRPGTRFASAVMRNESFGIETYSPYQDKDLEDIKVFDGGDLELSFGNSESTLKDIQNETAKILKDGKIPFMIGGEHSVTLGAVKAVAEKYPDLHIIQFDAHTDLRDEYLGQYYSHASVIRRCWDIVGDDKIFQFGIRSGERDEWKFAKEHLHTTKFNFDGLDEAVEKLKGKPVYFTLDLDVLDPSEFPGTGTPEAGGVTFVELHKAIEKISQLNIVGLDMNELSPVYDQSGQSTALACKLLREILLFIYK; this is encoded by the coding sequence ATGAAAAATAGAAATGTACATACATTTATAGGATGCGACAATGAATATAATGAGAGCAAAATTGCTATTTTTGGAGCACCGTTTGACAGTACAACTTCGTTTAGACCAGGGACTAGATTTGCTTCGGCGGTTATGAGAAATGAGAGTTTTGGGATAGAAACTTATAGCCCTTATCAGGATAAAGATTTGGAAGATATTAAAGTTTTTGACGGCGGGGACTTGGAGCTTTCGTTTGGAAATTCTGAAAGTACGTTGAAAGATATTCAGAATGAAACGGCGAAAATTTTGAAGGATGGAAAAATTCCGTTTATGATTGGTGGAGAGCATTCTGTTACACTGGGGGCTGTGAAAGCGGTTGCTGAAAAATATCCAGATTTGCATATTATTCAGTTTGACGCACATACTGACTTGCGAGATGAGTATTTGGGGCAGTATTATTCACATGCTTCTGTAATTAGAAGATGCTGGGATATTGTTGGAGATGATAAAATATTTCAGTTTGGAATAAGAAGTGGTGAAAGAGATGAATGGAAATTTGCAAAGGAACATCTTCACACAACAAAATTTAATTTTGACGGACTTGATGAAGCTGTAGAAAAATTAAAAGGAAAACCTGTGTATTTTACATTGGATTTAGATGTGCTTGATCCATCGGAATTTCCTGGAACTGGAACGCCTGAAGCTGGAGGAGTTACTTTTGTGGAACTTCATAAGGCAATAGAAAAAATTTCTCAGTTAAATATTGTTGGACTTGATATGAACGAATTATCGCCTGTATACGATCAGTCTGGGCAATCTACAGCACTAGCTTGCAAACTGCTTAGGGAAATTTTGCTGTTTATTTACAAATAG
- a CDS encoding AAA family ATPase, which translates to MKKKLPIGISNFKEIIEDGYYYFDKTEFIGNLFEEVSKIKLFTRPRRFGKTLNMSMIKYFFDIENKNENKKLFENLKISENKYFEKQGTAPVISISFRNYDEKNWKNGFEMIKNTISDLYDEFEFVKENLSARKKEKYDSILFNRATEATWKLSLLDLTKYLYEYYGQKVVVLIDEYDQPIIDSYVKGYYQEAISFFKTFYGVVLKDNNYLEMGIMTGILRVAKENIFSGLNNLRVYSILDNRFTEYFGITESEVGKALKNFNLEFELQDVQKWYNGYLFGDIKVYNPWSIINFLNDEKLKPYWVNTSGNELIKLYLKKLKNEIFDDFSKLLNKKSILRRIDENMTFANLEANYEENIWNLFFHSGYLTLAEEVQDDEEQVYLKIPNEEILKMFSKMFIEVYFENYNSFYNMVYSLKNGDIETFKKELRKILLENVGIFDVSGVYKEQFYHGLMLGIILILKNEYEITSNNFAGKGRYDLLLKPKNLEKRKEGVILELKVVNAIENLSEDKIFEKLENECDIALQQIEKKEYASVLKNSGVENVLKIGIAFFGKEVAVKFDRNYS; encoded by the coding sequence ATGAAGAAAAAATTACCGATAGGAATATCAAATTTTAAGGAAATAATAGAAGACGGATATTATTATTTTGATAAAACAGAATTTATTGGGAATTTATTTGAGGAAGTGTCTAAAATTAAGCTATTTACACGTCCGAGAAGATTTGGAAAAACACTTAATATGTCGATGATAAAATATTTTTTTGATATTGAAAATAAAAATGAAAATAAAAAGCTGTTTGAGAATCTAAAAATTTCTGAAAATAAGTATTTTGAAAAGCAAGGGACAGCTCCAGTTATTTCGATTTCATTCAGGAATTATGATGAAAAAAACTGGAAAAATGGGTTTGAAATGATAAAAAATACAATTTCGGATTTATATGATGAATTTGAATTTGTAAAGGAAAATTTAAGTGCGAGAAAAAAAGAAAAATACGATTCAATTTTATTTAACAGAGCAACTGAAGCAACATGGAAATTATCCTTGCTGGATTTAACAAAATATCTATATGAATATTATGGACAAAAAGTGGTAGTGCTAATAGACGAGTATGATCAGCCGATAATTGATTCATACGTGAAAGGTTATTACCAAGAAGCAATTAGCTTTTTTAAAACATTTTATGGAGTTGTCCTAAAGGATAATAATTATCTGGAAATGGGAATTATGACAGGGATTTTGAGAGTTGCGAAGGAAAATATATTTTCAGGATTGAATAATCTACGAGTTTACAGTATTCTAGATAATAGATTTACAGAATATTTTGGGATTACGGAAAGTGAAGTTGGAAAAGCTCTTAAAAATTTTAATTTGGAGTTTGAATTGCAAGATGTTCAGAAGTGGTACAATGGATATTTGTTTGGAGATATAAAAGTTTATAATCCGTGGTCGATTATTAATTTTCTGAATGATGAAAAATTAAAACCGTACTGGGTAAATACGAGTGGAAATGAATTGATAAAATTATATTTAAAAAAACTGAAAAATGAGATTTTTGATGATTTTTCAAAACTTTTGAATAAAAAATCCATTTTAAGAAGAATAGATGAGAATATGACTTTTGCAAACTTGGAAGCAAATTATGAAGAAAATATATGGAATTTGTTTTTTCACAGCGGTTATTTGACATTGGCAGAAGAAGTTCAAGATGATGAGGAACAAGTTTATTTGAAAATTCCGAATGAAGAAATATTAAAAATGTTTTCAAAAATGTTTATAGAAGTATATTTTGAGAATTATAACAGCTTTTATAATATGGTGTATTCCTTGAAAAATGGAGATATTGAAACTTTTAAGAAGGAATTAAGAAAAATTTTATTGGAAAACGTGGGAATATTCGATGTAAGCGGAGTTTATAAAGAGCAATTTTATCATGGCTTAATGCTTGGAATAATTTTGATTTTGAAAAATGAGTATGAAATAACTTCAAATAATTTTGCTGGGAAAGGCAGATATGATTTACTTTTGAAGCCTAAAAATCTGGAGAAGAGAAAAGAAGGGGTTATTCTCGAATTGAAAGTTGTAAATGCAATAGAAAATTTGAGCGAAGATAAAATTTTTGAAAAGTTGGAGAATGAGTGTGATATTGCATTACAGCAGATTGAAAAGAAAGAATATGCTTCTGTATTAAAAAATTCTGGAGTTGAGAATGTATTGAAAATTGGGATAGCATTTTTTGGAAAAGAAGTGGCAGTTAAATTTGATAGAAATTATAGTTAA
- a CDS encoding DUF2339 domain-containing protein — protein sequence MIDKLKELENLENKYKEIGRINSEIESIIANIKNEAGISREKELLEENERLEKDLKAFHEKMKIREEEIGRLKNSNAVLIEELKEAKKIRRNGEIDKFQNILAEKMNVELESGVTRRLSNYAEEMKRKVKILEKNLDGEFSDEANSLRDELKKINGKIGDFLEKSNRKTFENKVFLQEESSIFHNKIKEETALKEGEFLFEREKKRFVFEKLIGLKGFNFLGIISIFLGVFLVFRTQFAKILANNYVKSSASYLLGMFFLFAGEKFYQKNKKHFAVGLIGGGIGILYLTTLLSTLYLKLYPMTAGLFISVILTGLVVILSLRYDSQIIGVLSLIGGYLPYGAYIWVNKSNIQIYYVLAYSLILQGIVLGVSWKKDWIYSKIFGFVTGVVNMTGLVYYLNYSIHDKITAFFYIVIFTTAYSFIFLNSHKKENRQSNIIDYIFLSLNLIIKFSLIYSLFDKTTPSWLKAVLVGTVGIIYGFFGDRLKDNKVAKIFYIVALGSFILIIPLIVPEEFVVVAWGAETALLYFFYRKYKNKEMRYGTIAIYLVSLVSNLIVREEKYLLMYIQDLMIISFSFVLYFLIKQKSYKTEVRILNGIFKYLIFVYSIFFINKVVFDVVTSFETINYGKDALFCILVSLFVLRTVTYRVKKLQDSFSLKFLVIIEIIYLLFINMFNCVKYILGSGEWVEQNLYSKYPPINFKIYLILLVFVNIYLFMVSKNDIHLCFFKKNEKKPLWILGESIYFLCVANVILRIYEQSNMLFLGAGLALDIVGLLLCGYLVWKGFRVPNKNVRRIGLGIGIFFVAKSFLWDFLRFDNSYKLIAYFSMGAILIGTSYIYQTALKKLEQEVKESLRDKDFGKGEKNEENK from the coding sequence ATGATTGACAAACTAAAAGAATTGGAAAATCTTGAGAATAAGTATAAGGAAATTGGAAGAATAAATTCTGAGATAGAATCAATAATTGCAAATATAAAAAATGAGGCTGGAATAAGCAGGGAAAAGGAACTTCTGGAAGAGAATGAAAGGCTGGAGAAGGATTTAAAGGCATTTCATGAAAAAATGAAAATTAGGGAAGAGGAAATTGGGAGGTTAAAAAATAGTAATGCGGTACTGATTGAGGAATTGAAGGAAGCGAAAAAAATTAGGAGAAATGGTGAGATTGATAAGTTTCAGAATATTTTGGCGGAGAAGATGAATGTGGAATTGGAAAGTGGAGTGACTAGAAGGCTTTCTAATTATGCAGAGGAAATGAAGAGAAAAGTCAAAATATTGGAAAAAAATCTTGATGGCGAATTTTCAGATGAAGCTAATTCTTTAAGAGATGAACTTAAAAAAATTAATGGAAAAATTGGTGATTTTTTAGAGAAAAGTAATAGGAAAACTTTTGAAAATAAGGTATTTCTTCAAGAGGAATCTTCAATTTTTCATAATAAAATAAAAGAAGAAACGGCTTTGAAAGAAGGGGAATTTCTTTTTGAAAGAGAGAAAAAAAGATTTGTATTTGAAAAACTTATTGGTTTGAAGGGTTTTAACTTTTTAGGGATAATATCAATCTTTTTGGGAGTTTTTTTGGTATTTCGAACACAGTTTGCAAAAATTTTGGCAAATAATTATGTAAAAAGTTCGGCGTCGTACTTGCTTGGGATGTTTTTTCTTTTCGCTGGAGAAAAATTTTATCAGAAAAATAAAAAGCATTTTGCAGTTGGGCTGATTGGCGGTGGAATTGGTATTCTTTATTTGACTACGCTTCTTTCTACGCTTTATCTTAAACTCTATCCAATGACAGCAGGACTTTTTATATCGGTAATACTGACAGGACTGGTTGTGATTCTTTCATTGCGATATGATAGCCAGATAATTGGAGTATTGTCGCTGATTGGTGGATATTTGCCTTACGGAGCTTATATTTGGGTGAATAAGAGCAACATCCAGATTTATTATGTTTTGGCATATTCTTTGATTTTGCAGGGAATTGTGCTTGGAGTTTCTTGGAAAAAGGACTGGATATACAGCAAGATTTTTGGATTTGTTACGGGTGTAGTGAATATGACGGGGCTAGTTTATTATTTAAATTACAGTATTCACGACAAGATTACGGCATTTTTCTACATCGTAATTTTCACAACAGCATACAGTTTCATTTTCCTAAATTCACACAAAAAAGAAAATCGCCAAAGCAACATAATCGACTATATATTTCTAAGTTTAAATCTAATTATAAAATTTTCATTGATTTACAGCCTGTTTGACAAGACAACACCAAGCTGGCTAAAAGCGGTATTAGTCGGAACAGTCGGAATAATTTACGGATTTTTTGGCGACAGGCTCAAGGACAACAAAGTTGCAAAAATCTTTTATATCGTGGCATTGGGAAGTTTTATCCTAATTATCCCGTTAATTGTGCCAGAAGAATTTGTTGTGGTTGCGTGGGGTGCTGAAACTGCACTATTATATTTCTTTTATAGAAAATATAAAAATAAAGAAATGCGATATGGGACAATTGCGATTTATCTAGTTTCGCTGGTAAGTAATTTAATTGTGCGGGAAGAAAAATATTTACTTATGTATATTCAGGATTTGATGATAATATCTTTTTCATTTGTGCTTTATTTCCTGATAAAACAAAAGAGTTACAAGACAGAAGTTAGGATTTTAAATGGAATATTTAAATATCTTATTTTTGTATATTCAATATTTTTTATAAATAAAGTTGTTTTTGATGTTGTTACTTCATTTGAAACGATAAATTATGGTAAAGATGCATTATTTTGTATATTAGTTTCACTGTTTGTTTTAAGAACAGTAACGTATAGAGTAAAGAAATTACAGGATAGTTTTAGCTTGAAATTTTTAGTAATAATTGAAATAATTTATTTGTTATTTATAAATATGTTTAATTGTGTAAAATATATTCTTGGAAGCGGAGAATGGGTAGAACAAAATTTGTATTCAAAATATCCACCAATAAATTTTAAAATATATCTAATTTTATTAGTTTTTGTAAATATCTATTTATTTATGGTGTCAAAAAATGATATTCATTTATGCTTTTTCAAAAAAAATGAGAAAAAACCATTGTGGATATTGGGAGAATCAATATATTTTCTTTGTGTAGCAAATGTTATTTTACGAATATACGAACAGTCAAATATGCTATTTTTAGGAGCTGGATTGGCTTTGGATATAGTTGGATTGCTATTATGTGGATATTTAGTCTGGAAAGGATTTAGAGTGCCGAATAAGAATGTTAGAAGAATTGGGCTTGGAATAGGAATATTTTTTGTGGCAAAAAGTTTCCTTTGGGATTTCTTGCGATTTGATAATTCCTATAAGTTAATTGCTTACTTTAGTATGGGAGCTATTTTGATTGGAACTTCTTATATTTATCAGACGGCTTTGAAGAAGTTGGAGCAGGAAGTGAAAGAGAGTTTGAGGGATAAGGATTTTGGAAAAGGTGAGAAAAATGAAGAAAATAAGTAA
- a CDS encoding LemA family protein, producing the protein MVIVLIFIGILVVTALALLIGAMVTYNKYIILKNLNEEGWSGIDVYLQKRLDLIPNLVNTVKGYATHEKSTLENVIRLRSQMVSIDTKDIDNIEKIQKLENEMTKTLRSIIMLQEHYPDLKANENFLRLQSELTRIEIEIQSSRKYYNGTVRDRNMFVETFPNNILGGIFGFKKAEFFNAVEGAEKAPEVKF; encoded by the coding sequence ATGGTTATTGTATTAATTTTTATAGGTATTTTGGTAGTAACAGCGTTAGCATTATTAATAGGGGCAATGGTAACTTACAATAAGTATATCATATTGAAAAATTTGAATGAAGAAGGATGGAGCGGAATAGATGTTTATTTGCAGAAAAGATTAGATTTAATACCTAATCTTGTTAATACGGTGAAAGGGTATGCAACACATGAAAAGAGTACACTGGAAAATGTTATTAGGCTTAGAAGTCAAATGGTTTCGATTGATACAAAAGATATTGACAATATTGAAAAAATTCAGAAACTTGAAAATGAAATGACAAAAACATTAAGATCAATAATTATGTTACAGGAACATTATCCAGACTTGAAGGCAAATGAAAACTTCTTGAGATTGCAATCAGAATTAACTCGAATTGAAATAGAAATTCAAAGCTCGAGAAAATATTATAACGGAACAGTAAGAGATAGAAATATGTTTGTTGAAACTTTTCCAAATAATATTTTAGGAGGAATTTTTGGATTCAAAAAGGCGGAGTTCTTTAATGCTGTAGAAGGAGCGGAAAAGGCTCCGGAAGTTAAGTTTTAA
- a CDS encoding DUF2207 family protein, whose amino-acid sequence MEISLTQIIILLIMLIVLAIYSYITWKKFGKDSVDEIISVSEPPKEISAMMAAYMDGSKQTIDLAYLGLLELISKEFVIIEDHVDLKNYKVTEDEHEIKKDKKTVEIVDIEKYYRQITKKKYGFNMGKINDYGCRQWELSEEERMVLEFLIEYDKDSILGHKKPIMEQFFKILEVLKEKFDGRGNYAFLYLIGIKSIKKERWDKRFYNSNWKFKIFYIVIIFLFGIFLFIFEGLEGIVPLIIFFPMYFWAMLLSALLFITLKNKMFPMVIRLAVFILIGAFEVIILFFSGLMVYGLGISGIILTLVAILQFFYFKNIGKYTDRGIEIKRNLEGLKKYIKSGETRNFENIEELISYFKKILPFSQALKVQKHIVEMVGKSIEISGFNDKKKYIENMLNIFIYKNDKFMKSFGNEIFTNEILEGNYYEKF is encoded by the coding sequence ATGGAAATAAGTTTGACTCAAATAATAATTTTATTGATAATGTTAATAGTATTGGCGATTTATAGCTATATTACGTGGAAAAAATTTGGGAAGGATTCTGTCGATGAAATTATTTCGGTGTCAGAGCCACCTAAAGAAATTTCAGCAATGATGGCTGCTTATATGGATGGTTCCAAACAGACAATAGATTTGGCATATCTTGGATTATTGGAACTAATAAGTAAAGAATTTGTAATAATTGAAGATCATGTTGATTTGAAAAATTATAAAGTGACAGAAGATGAACACGAAATAAAGAAAGATAAAAAGACTGTTGAAATTGTTGACATTGAAAAATATTATAGACAGATAACCAAGAAGAAATATGGGTTCAATATGGGAAAAATCAATGATTATGGGTGCAGGCAGTGGGAACTTTCGGAAGAGGAGAGAATGGTTCTGGAATTTTTAATTGAATATGATAAGGACAGTATTCTCGGGCATAAAAAGCCTATTATGGAGCAATTTTTTAAAATTCTTGAAGTTTTGAAGGAAAAATTTGATGGAAGAGGAAACTATGCTTTCTTGTATTTAATTGGAATAAAGTCTATAAAAAAGGAAAGATGGGATAAAAGGTTTTATAATTCAAATTGGAAGTTTAAAATATTTTACATAGTTATAATATTTTTGTTTGGAATTTTTCTTTTTATTTTTGAAGGATTAGAGGGAATTGTGCCATTAATTATTTTTTTTCCTATGTATTTTTGGGCAATGTTGTTATCAGCTTTGCTTTTTATAACTTTAAAAAATAAAATGTTTCCGATGGTTATCAGGTTAGCAGTTTTTATTTTAATAGGTGCATTTGAAGTTATTATATTATTTTTTTCTGGACTTATGGTTTATGGACTTGGAATATCTGGGATAATTCTAACTTTAGTTGCTATTCTTCAGTTTTTTTATTTTAAAAATATTGGAAAATATACAGATAGAGGAATTGAAATCAAAAGAAATCTAGAAGGATTGAAGAAATACATAAAAAGTGGTGAAACTAGAAACTTCGAGAATATAGAAGAGTTGATTTCATATTTTAAAAAGATTTTACCATTTTCGCAGGCGTTAAAAGTGCAGAAGCATATTGTAGAAATGGTGGGAAAATCTATAGAAATATCAGGATTTAATGATAAAAAGAAATATATTGAAAATATGCTTAATATATTTATTTATAAAAATGATAAATTTATGAAATCGTTTGGGAATGAGATATTTACAAACGAGATATTGGAAGGAAATTACTATGAAAAGTTTTAG